The window ACCGGTTTGAGCGGGGCGGTGCGATCAGCGCATTTCAACAGTCCGCTCTTGGCGTCGAACGTGACGGCGACGCCGCGCAAGTTCAGCCCCACTTCCTCCGTCGCCACGCCGACTGAAAACTCGGCGGAAATATCAAGCAGTCCGGCCTCCACTTCCGGCAGGACGGTGCCTTTGGGAGTGAGCGGGAATTTGGAAAACTCGCGCCTGGCCATGTAGAGCGACGCGATTTCCCGAATCGGCCAGGCGAAAAGACGCGGCCCCTCCTCCGTGGTCCGCAAGGTCAACTCCGTGGGAAAGTTCATCATCTGGCTGAAGGGCATTCCAGGCATGCGCGTGTTGAAAGCACAGCCAACATTGATTCGTCGCCCATCCTCCGCCGGAATATTGTTATAGGACTGCGCCGCACCGTAAGTGTTGCCAAAGTTGAATTGGAGTATTTTAGTGTCAGGCGTGAACTGCTTGCCGTCGAAAGTCCCGACGAGATAGCGGCCGCCGGCATACTTGCCGCCAACGCACAACGATGGGATATGATTGGGCATCAGAACCCATTTCTTGTTCTTCTGATTTCCTCCGATTGGCAGTTCGAAAAGATCGGGACATTCCCAGCAGTCCGGGATTCCGCTATTCCGTTCCCAATGTTTGAGGTCCATCGAACTGAAGAATTCGAAACCGCATTCCGCCTTCTCCAGCCAGCCCGGCTTCCCGGGCGGAACCTCGGGCGACGATTTCAGGATCCGGCAGGTGACCATGATCCAGCGACGGGTGGCCTCGTGCCAAAATACGCGCGGGTCGCCGCCGAGTTTTCCAGGGAGCGGGTTGCCGGAATATTCGGTGAAAGTCCGGCCGTCATCCGTGCTGTAGGTGAGGCATATCCCACGTCGGGTGCTGGGATAGACGATGACGATGGTGTCTTCCGTCCCCTGCTTAAACCCCGCCGTGTTCTCCTTGTCCACAACGGCACTGCCGGAATAAGGATGATCGCCACACTTGGGTGGGTGAAGGGCGATGGGCAGTTCCTGCCAATGCACCAAGTCTTTGCTGACCGTGTGGCCCCAGTGCATGTTGCCCCACTTGAGCCCATAAGGATTGTATTGAAAGAAAAGATGGTAGTCGCCCCTGTAATAAACCAGACCGTTGGGATCGCCCACCCAACCGCGGCGTGGCGAGAAATGAAATTGCGGACGCAACGGCTCACGATAGAGATTCTCCGCATCAAGCAGCGTGTCGGACTGGCGGAGTGAAGCGAGCGCCTTCGATCCCGTGGGCAACGTGTCTGCGCCCACGCTCAGTGTCTTGCCAACCCACACGCTCACATCGAGCGGCGCCCACCAGTCGGCATCGGCATCGGCCAGTTCGATGTCGAAGCGACGAACCTCCTTGCCATCCACGCTCACCGTCACCACGCGTTTCGCTGCGCCGTTCTTCACTGGAAAATGGAGCAGCTTGTTTTCAACAACAACTTCCCGCGCAACGATCGTTGCGACCATCGTCGGCGACGCATCGGCGGCGTGCAGCGCGGCCAGCGGCGCCAGCAGCAGGGCGGTGAGGAGTGTGAGGATGCACTTCTTGGTTGTTCTTTTCGTTTTCATTTGATTCGTCATTTCCAATGCTTGGAAAGAGCCGACGCGGAGTTTTCCAAACCTTGGAACTTCCGGCAAGTTTCGCCCGGCGTGCAGCGTGGCCAGTGGCGCCAACAACAGGACGGCGAGCGTGAGGGTTGAGAGTCTGTTCATGGGCGTTACTGTCGTTCGAAGTAAAGCAGGCGACCGAGGGGGACGGCGAAGCTTTTTTGGATGGGGCCGGCGATCAGGGTGCCGTCGTCGGCTTTCCATTTGCCGGACGGAATCCGCACGGTGCGGGCGGTGCCCTTGGTAACCATTGGAGCCACCAGCAGGTCGTCGCCCATCAAGAATTGGTCTTTGACGTTCTCGTAGCCGCCGTCGGGGAATACGTAGGCCAGCGGGCGCAGGATCGGTTCGCCGGTGGCGGCGCTGGCTTGGGCGAGTTCGAGGATGCGCGGCGTGAACCGTATCCGCAACGCCACGGCCTGTTTGACGGCGGTCAGATGGGCGGCGTCCAGCACACGCCAGGGTGCGACGGAGAATTGCATCATTGGGGCGAGGGCGTGGACTTGCGCGGACCGCACGATCAGGGCTTGGTCAATGGTCGCCGTATCGAGGAAGGACGTGAATTCGCCGCCGCCGATCAGATCGGGACAGACAAACGTGTACCCCATTAGCCCGGCGGCGATCATGTCGGGGATGAGTTGTTCAAGGTCGGGCCAATTGTGGCTCTTGTCGCAGAGGCGTTGCACGAGTGGCCGGCCCGCGAACTTCCATGTGGCGCGATACTCGTTGAGCGGAAAGGCGAGGCCGATCTCGCCAAACAGCCGGGCGTGCTCATTGGGGTCGAGTTTCTCGTGGGCGAGATATTGCGCTTTGTAGAACTCGGTGTCGCCGGCATCGAGCTTGAAACCGTCCACGCCGTAGGTGGCTTGCAGGCGCGTGAGTTCGCCGGTGAACCACGTCTTGGCGGCCGGGTTCGAGAGGTCGAGCATGGCGCTGTTGCCGTTCCACCATTTGACCATCGCGGGATCGCCGGGTTGATCCATGAAGAAGGCTTTTTTCCTGGCCAGCGCGCGGTAAACGTCGCTGTCCGGGCTGACAAACGGGCAGACCCAGACCATGACCTTGAAGCCGAGGGCGTGCAGTTCGTTCATCATCGCCTTGGGATCGGGAAAGCGGCCGGGGTGGAAGGTCCACTTGCCGTAGTCCTCCTGCCAGTTATCGTCGATCATCAGCACGCCGGGCGGCAGGCCATTGTCAACGATGGCGTGGGCGTACTTGAGCACGTCCCGCTGGTTCTGGTCGTACATCAACTCGATCCACGTGTTGTACTGCGGCGTGGCGAACAGCGCGCGGTCCGGCAGCTTGCCGTCGGTGGGGAAAAAGGTCTTCGACGCGTGGCGGTAGGCGTCACGCAAATTCTGCCCCGCTTGACCGTGCCGAAACGTGTTGCCCGCCGACGTGACGCGCAGGGTCTTGTCTTTGAACGCGAAGCGGAACGCCTTCTCGCACCAGACATACCGGCCCTTCGAGGAAACCAGCAGCGGCGCGTACTGATTCCCGCGATTGTCGCCGTCGAGGTTGATGTCAATGGGCGCGACGCCGTACGGCATCTTTGTGCCGAGCGTGACGGCACCACCCCACCACGCTTCGTTGGGCAGCAGGTCGAGTGTGAGTTCCGACGGCGCGGAGTTCTGCGCGAAGCTCGCCGTTGCGGCGAGCAGGAGCGAGAAGCTGAGAAGGTTGCGAATGTTCATGGTTCTTCTTCCTCGTTGATTATTTCATCGCTGAGTCACCAGCGACATTCAGCGGGGCATGGAGGGACAGGAATAAGTGAAAGTGTGTGTGTCATAGTCCAGGTCGGGTTTGGCTGGTCTATTCTTTCGCTGCCTGGCGGGTGACGATGGGAACGTAACCGACCTCCAAGCCCGGCGGCGGAGTGACGATCAAGGCCGGATCAAGTTCCGCCAGTTTGCCAAACGCGGGTGGCGGCAAATAGTCGCGGTCCTTTTTCCAATTCCGGTGGATTTTCTCCACGCGCGCCTGGAAGGCCTCCCGCTCCTGAGTCGTCAAGTCGGCATTGAGCAGGGCTGGTTGGTCAGCGAAGCGGTACCAGTAGTAGGTGACCACGCTGCCGTCCCCCGGATGCGCCTGAAAAGGTCCGGCTTTGGGGCCGGGCTTTTTCCAACAACTTGCCGCATCCTCGGGCGTAACATAGGCCTTGGGGTGCCTACCGGTGGGTCGGTCAAAGCGCGCCTTGGTCAAACCCGTTTCCGCCGGAACCTCTTCCGCCCGCACTGGAACCCATTGGGATTTCCCGCCGTTCTTCACCAGGTGGAAATATTCGGGAAGCTTCACCAGCGGACCATTCTTGGACTCGGTTTGCTTCACGACTTTGAGATCCCAGCGATAACCGAAGGTGTTCGGATCCACCGCCATCGGTGTCGCAAAGGAATGCCACGTTAGGGGTACCTTCTCTTCCTTGGAAGTACCGTCCGGATAAATTTTCCAGGTGGCTCCCCCTTTGCCGGTGAACTTATGAAGTACGGCAGCTTCAGGACGAATCACGCCGCTGGCCGCCACACCACCGCCGAACCAGGTCTGCACCGCATCCCAGAGCGCCTGCTTGTTGTAAGAGGTTATGTGATGCACAAGCCGTGATTCGCCGTTGGGCTCACTGGGAAAGAAGGTGGGGGCGATTCGGGCGTAGGTTTCCCCTTTGGCGTCCACGGCCTGAATACTGGGGACATGCTGGGTCTCCATCTGCAAGGCCCGGTTGGGGTTCGAGGGTCTGCTATCCAGGAGCATATCGCGGAAGCGAGGGTCAGCGACCACGCCACGGGACCAGAAATAAGG of the Verrucomicrobiota bacterium genome contains:
- a CDS encoding glycoside hydrolase family 31 protein; this encodes MNIRNLLSFSLLLAATASFAQNSAPSELTLDLLPNEAWWGGAVTLGTKMPYGVAPIDINLDGDNRGNQYAPLLVSSKGRYVWCEKAFRFAFKDKTLRVTSAGNTFRHGQAGQNLRDAYRHASKTFFPTDGKLPDRALFATPQYNTWIELMYDQNQRDVLKYAHAIVDNGLPPGVLMIDDNWQEDYGKWTFHPGRFPDPKAMMNELHALGFKVMVWVCPFVSPDSDVYRALARKKAFFMDQPGDPAMVKWWNGNSAMLDLSNPAAKTWFTGELTRLQATYGVDGFKLDAGDTEFYKAQYLAHEKLDPNEHARLFGEIGLAFPLNEYRATWKFAGRPLVQRLCDKSHNWPDLEQLIPDMIAAGLMGYTFVCPDLIGGGEFTSFLDTATIDQALIVRSAQVHALAPMMQFSVAPWRVLDAAHLTAVKQAVALRIRFTPRILELAQASAATGEPILRPLAYVFPDGGYENVKDQFLMGDDLLVAPMVTKGTARTVRIPSGKWKADDGTLIAGPIQKSFAVPLGRLLYFERQ
- a CDS encoding glycoside hydrolase family 32 protein, with translation MNRLSTLTLAVLLLAPLATLHAGRNLPEVPRFGKLRVGSFQALEMTNQMKTKRTTKKCILTLLTALLLAPLAALHAADASPTMVATIVAREVVVENKLLHFPVKNGAAKRVVTVSVDGKEVRRFDIELADADADWWAPLDVSVWVGKTLSVGADTLPTGSKALASLRQSDTLLDAENLYREPLRPQFHFSPRRGWVGDPNGLVYYRGDYHLFFQYNPYGLKWGNMHWGHTVSKDLVHWQELPIALHPPKCGDHPYSGSAVVDKENTAGFKQGTEDTIVIVYPSTRRGICLTYSTDDGRTFTEYSGNPLPGKLGGDPRVFWHEATRRWIMVTCRILKSSPEVPPGKPGWLEKAECGFEFFSSMDLKHWERNSGIPDCWECPDLFELPIGGNQKNKKWVLMPNHIPSLCVGGKYAGGRYLVGTFDGKQFTPDTKILQFNFGNTYGAAQSYNNIPAEDGRRINVGCAFNTRMPGMPFSQMMNFPTELTLRTTEEGPRLFAWPIREIASLYMARREFSKFPLTPKGTVLPEVEAGLLDISAEFSVGVATEEVGLNLRGVAVTFDAKSGLLKCADRTAPLKPVNGTIKLRLLLDRVSLEIFANDGRVYMPMAILPKEEERTVAVFAKGDDVRLTSLTVNTLKSVWEHDAGTKP